A window of Argopecten irradians isolate NY chromosome 1, Ai_NY, whole genome shotgun sequence contains these coding sequences:
- the LOC138310539 gene encoding uncharacterized protein has product MQLQSGCCYYNRSLNECYSVTAMRRVTSFCVLVASMLILIQGARSEHAFRQNDRPPNVVENDADKYNKPIVSAKLPITLSDKDGMCPIKIDAGVESAKTTENVADTPGEPLSQKKGDSKQKSTRISRQRNVRQDDRQRTTRRNRRRNIVRQRIARMDRRRDATARNLVRQRTARVDRRRDSTTRNLVRQRTARIDRQRDTTAKSLGRQRTARIDRRTDTPARTLVRKRSARIDRRRDTLARNVVGQTTARRHRQTDIETRRARRTISLDSRRSNRQRLFKLSRSISAKRELMQISTASTRSRSTRREVRHSRRNRIASRQRLASETRRQAVSHRYLPATSGERRSRVDVRRRIRHSVNIGQRSVTRDEVPRDSYDQLTMQTRNHRSGRRVTRRARQTRGYTRFSYRYGFKKENSEDDFFNGLTSDGFGGSKGTENIAQADNPLQCDVVQPNTTQQTAEQTDVKDDLQTMCDVNEKITTNNNPANDRNDHAILNMPKTRQSRSRRVESRSRRNRRVESRSGSRQGARQSTVRLGTRRERNVRLQHRRLSLGNFNQPIVRRSSARRSTRRSDNSNLSAIERNVVTDSFQISTRRVIRSRRLQRVARPARETRRIARAEVRISRSSMIREQRPLLEEQSSQLISSSEQLREPSTRSRRNSVRGRRRREVRSRRQRHGLQEERTSQFEHHDTYTVENHIDLQNSRPMSRRMSGSRRYNRRTDKHRSLPSLSTKAMIVTTKVAELQYPNKADGDDMIKHVPEYQSKTGIVNSIVNYMLLCAKDYQNIHRANESSLSGNATEEMNGYTRGVILGVAAILSSQMIHTISAPALSLGQIRQNLIA; this is encoded by the exons ATGCAACTTCAAAGCGGTTGTTGTTATTATAATAGATCCCTAAATGAATGTTATTCTGTTACAGCCATGCGACGCGTGACGTCATTCTGTGTGCTGGTGGCCTCCATGCTAATCCTGATACAGGGGGCCCGGTCAGAGCACGCCTTTCGTCAGAACGATCGACCACCAAATGTTGTAGAAAACGACGCCGATAAATATAACAAACCTATTGTTTCCGCAAAGCTGCCGATAACTCTATCCGACAAAGATGGAATGTGTCCAATAAAGATCGACGCTGGAGTAGAATCAGCGAAAACAACTGAGAATGTCGCTGATACTCCCGGAGAACCTCTGTCACAGAAGAAAGGAGATAGCAAACAGAAGTCTACTAGGATAAGTCGACAGAGGAATGTCAGACAGGATGACAGACAAAGAACTACTCGCAGAAATAGGCGGAGAAATATTGTCAGGCAAAGAATTGCTAGAATGGACAGGCGAAGGGATGCAACTGCAAGAAACCTTGTCAGACAAAGAACTGCTAGAGTAGACCGGCGGAGGGATTCAACTACAAGAAATCTTGTCAGACAAAGAACTGCTAGAATAGATAGACAAAGGGATACAACAGCAAAAAGTCTTGGTAGACAAAGAACTGCTAGAATAGACAGGCGGACTGATACACCTGCAAGAACCCTTGTCAGGAAAAGATCTGCTAGGATAGACAGACGGAGGGATACCTTGGCAAGGAATGTAGTAGGGCAAACTACTGCTAGAAGACATAGACAAACGGATATAGAAACTAGACGTGCCAGACGAACAATTTCTTTAGACTCTCGTCGTAGTAATCGACAAAGGTTATTCAAACTATCAAGGTCAATATCTGCTAAACGAGAGCTGATGCAAATATCAACAGCATCAACAAGGAGTAGATCTACTAGACGAGAAGTGCGTCACTCTCGGAGAAACAGAATTGCCAGCAGACAGCGTCTCGCTTCAGAGACAAGGCGTCAAGCAGTATCTCATCGATATTTACCAGCAACTTCTGGTGAGCGCAGAAGTCGGGTTGACGTTCGCCGTCGAATCCGGCACAGCGTCAATATAGGTCAAAGGAGTGTAACACGTGATGAAGTACCTCGAGATTCCTATGATCAGTTAACTATGCAAACTAGAAATCATCGGAGTGGTAGGAGAGTCACCCGCAGAGCGAGACAGACGCGAGGTTACACACGTTTCTCCTATAGATATGGTTTTAAGAAAGAAAACAGTGAAGATGATTTCTTCAATGGACTTACAAGCGATGGTTTTGGAGGGAGTAAGGGAACGGAAAATATAGCACAGGCGGATAATCCCTTGCAATGTGATGTGGTGCAACCCAACACCACCCAACAAACTGCAGAACAAACAGATGTTAAGGATGATTTACAAACTATGTGTGATGTTAATGAGAAAATAACCACTAATAATAATCCGGCAAATGACAGAAACGATCATGCCATATTGAATATGCCGAAAACACGCCAAAGTAGAAGTCGCCGTGTAGAAAGTAGATCTAGGCGAAATAGAAGGGTGGAAAGCCGTTCAGGTAGTCGCCAAGGAGCAAGACAATCTACCGTCCGTTTGGGCACACGTCGTGAAAGGAACGTGCGCCTTCAGCATCGCAGGTTGTCGCTGGGAAATTTTAATCAACCCATCGTTCGAAGGTCGTCTGCACGTCGATCAACTCGCAGATCCGATAATAGTAATCTTTCTGCCATTGAACGTAATGTTGTCACGGACTCCTTTCAGATTAGTACTAGACGCGTTATTCGTAGCAGACGATTACAACGTGTGGCTCGACCTGCAAGAGAAACTCGCCGGATAGCGCGGGCTGAAGTAAGAATTTCGCGTTCTAGCATGATCAGAGAACAAAGGCCATTATTGGAAGAACAATCGTCTCAGCTTATTTCCAGTAGCGAACAATTAAGGGAACCCTCAACAAGATCACGACGAAACTCAGTCAGGGGACGTCGAAGAAGGGAAGTAAGATCTCGTCGTCAGCGCCATGGACTTCAGGAGGAAAGGACATCACAATTTGAACATCATGATACATATACAGTTGAAAATCACATTGATTTACAAAATTCAAGACCGATGTCAAGACGAATGAGTGGATCAAGACGTTATAACCGACGCACAGACAAACATAGAAGTCTGCCTTCACTCTCTACTAAGGCCATGATTGTAACAACGAAGGTTGCAGAACTCCAGTATCCTAACAAAGCCGATGGTGATGACATGATTAAACATGTTCCTGAATACCAATCTAAGACGGGCATTGTCAACAGTATTGTG AACTACATGCTGTTGTGTGCAAAAGATTACCAGAATATCCACCGGGCCAATGAAAG CTCTTTGTCTGGGAATGCCACCGAGGAAATGAACGGCTATACCCGCGGTGTGATACTAGGGGTGGCTGCGATCTTGAGTTCCCAGATGATCCACACAATTTCCGCGCCAGCGTTGTCTTTGGGACAGATCAGACAGAATTTAATTGCCTAG
- the LOC138329135 gene encoding large ribosomal subunit protein bL21m-like has translation MATKACGFISRQIVPSLCNALKGSLNATKSETATCILRGKYPIGSFSINRHLHTSNSVQSRRFSTAAELKCSPEENKNAVDFVNEALETEDLGRLFAVVQVAGKQRKVTTEDVIIVEADFPPNVGDRIRLEKVILVGGKDFTLLGTPLLSRQQVCVEATVIEKTLSHYKVNFGYRPRRRCSFFSLSRNQQAVLLINSIEVNRNMEL, from the exons ATGGCGACTAAGGCATGCGGATTTATATCTCGTCAGATTGTCCCATCGTTATGTAATGCATTGAAAGGTTCACTGAATGCTACAAAGTCAG AAACTGCTACCTGCATTTTAAGAGGAAAGTACCCCATTGGCTCATTCAGCATCAATAGGCACCTCCACACATCAAACAGTGTTCAAAG TCGAAGATTTAGTACAGCTGCTGAGTTGAAGTGTTCTCCAGAAGAGAATAAAA ATGCTGTAGACTTTGTAAATGAGGCGTTAGAGACAGAGGACCTTGGCCGACTGTTTGCTGTAGTACAAGTGGCAGGGAAGCAGCGGAAGGTCACTACAGAGGATGTTATCATAGTAGAGGCAGACTTCCCACCTAATGTTGGTGATCGAATCAGGCTAGAAAAA GTGATATTGGTAGGTGGGAAAGATTTCACCTTGTTAGGGACGCCACTCCTAAG tcGACAACAAGTTTGTGTGGAGGCAACAGTAATAGAGAAAACATTATCACATTATAAGGTCAACTTTGGGTACAGACCAAGACGTCGATGCTCTTTTTTCagtt TGAGTAGGAACCAGCAGGCAGTTCTACTAATTAACAGTATAGAGGTGAACAGAAATATGGAATTATAG